In Acanthochromis polyacanthus isolate Apoly-LR-REF ecotype Palm Island chromosome 24, KAUST_Apoly_ChrSc, whole genome shotgun sequence, the DNA window tttgtcccaaaaatgatcaaaatctgcccaaaataaattataactGTCCAAATTGAACTAAATTCGtccaaaatttatttaaatctcAAATCAAGGTAAATTTGTCAACAATTAACCAAAatttgtagcctagccgcgctagacaacccaaggcaacaaatttaattctctgccagggtgggtctagttaccctccataaggctcaaggctggattctcctaaaactggccggaccaatcaccatgaagtgtagagtcagaaggcgggcgtaactaagtgacgacagaggcgtgacgattctgacagaaacaaccggcgcacaataaacagttatctttggactcggctttggccacagcccttaaagatttgaagctaaaactcaacttgaaagaaaaacaaaggacggcactgaagtgtttcattgagaagaaagacgtatttggacttatgccgacgggatatggcaaatccttaatataccagttggctccgcggctccgctggttgggaagctaatgggacttagccacaatccgccggcgctctcggaactacgtcagcctattcgttgcactgattggttgtatacctacccaattgctgcagagggatttgatagacaaccttttagcccgcctccctccctgtcgagcttccctagacccttgttccgtcagaaacatgggatctagcatggctaggctacaaaatttgttcaaaatgacaagaaagctGCACCACTTAATTTGCGTTCATTTTGCTTAGTTCTGAGTGACTTTAGACAAATTTCAACTGATGTTGGacaattattttatataaatatgagaacatgttccaagtgaaatatttcagatcATTTTTGGACTAATTCTGAGTTATTCTGGAGAACTTCTGAAGGATTTGTgggtgaaaatatttaaaaatagtttCAGGAAGttctggatatttttttttactgaaatggCTTGAGGACTGACCTTTTATGGACATTCACagttcctgtctgtcctcactGACCTTATATGGACATTCACAGTTCCTGTTTGTCCCCACTGACCTTATATGGACATTCACAGTTCCTGTCTGTCCCCACTGACCTTATATGGACATTCACAGTTCCTGTCTGTCCCCACTGACCTTTTATGGACATTCACAGTTCCTGTCTGTCCCCACTGACCTTATATGAACATTCACAGTTCCTGTCTGTCCCCACTGACCTTTTATGGACATTCACAGTTCCTGTCTGTCCCCACTGACCTTATATGGACATTCACAGTTCCTGTCTGTCCCCACTGACCTTTTATGGACATTCACAGTTCCTGTCTGTCCCCACTGACCTTATATGGACATTCACAGTTCCTGTCTGTCCCCACTGACCTTTTATGGACATTAACAGTTCCTGTCTGTCCCCACTGACCTTATATGGACATTCACAGTTCCTGTCTGTCCCCACTGACCTTATATGGACATTCACAGTTCCTGTCTGTCCCCACTGACCTTTTATGGACATTCACagttcctgtctgtcctcactGACCTTATATGGACATTCACAGTTCCTGTCTGTCCCCACTGACCTTATATGGACATTCACAGTTCCTGTCTGTCCCCACTGACCTTATATGGACATTCACAGTTCCTGTCTGTCCCCACTGACCTTTTATGGACATTCACAGTTCCTGTCTGTCCCCACTGACCTTATATGGACATTCACAGTTCCTGTCTGTCCCCACTGACCTTATATGGACATTCACAGTTCCTGTCCGTCCCAACTGACCTTATATGGACATTCACAGTTCCTGTCTGTCCCCACTGACCTTATATGGACATTCACAGTTCCTGTCCGTCCCAACTGACCTTATATGGACATTCACAGTTCCTATCCGTCCTCCCATAGTACATCAGCGAGGACTTGTTGATGATGCGTACGATCAGCTGATGCTGGACGGCGCCCCTGGTGACGCTATGGTGACCAGACAGGAAGGAGTCTCTGAGCCGGGAGACAGTGACGGTTGGACGACGTCCTGGAGACAAAAAGTAGACACGGATTGACtggtttcagtttatttatgatttaaCATTCAAATATTTATTATCAGACCTGAAGTTGATTAAAGAACTCGATTGGACACACTGACATTATTATGGACAAAATTTGAatcatttggacaaatttagacacatttttgacaaatgttggataattttggacaaatttagatTAATTTTAGATTCTTTTAGATTCTGACTATTTTGGAGAAACTTAGTTTAATTTGAACACGTGTtgattaattttggacaaattttgatcacttttggcaaatttttatccattttggaggtgaagggtttagttgaggcaactggacttattttTGTGATCTTGAAAACTAAAGCCTTCACCTTAAGCTGACCTGGAcgactgagaaccttcacagacaccatccattttggacacatctagactcattttggacaatttttgacaAATGTTGGGTATTTTTTGATTACTTTGAAGAAATTTAGATGacttttggacaatttttaattcattttggacaaattttgattaCTTTCAACAAATTATATTAAGTTTTGAACAAATTTGgatgattttggacaaatctgaattattttggacaaatttagatAAATTTTAGACAAAGTTTGATAAATTTAAGACAGATTTTGACAAGTTAGGAGAAATTTAGATTAATTTGCAACCATTTTAATTAATTGTGCACAATTGTTGATccattttgtagtaattttgatTATTGCTTagcaaatttagaataattttggacacattttgatctttttgaCCAAGTTTGGACAAATGTAATCATTTCTGGCATGTTTTGAtgaattttggacagatttagatcattttttgcAAGTTTTGATTGTTAGGtaatttttgattattttgggCAATATTTGTACTAACTTGAGACACCTGATTAATCCTAAACTGATTCCTGTCCCTTACTGGACCAGAAAACTGGATAAAGGAGTCGTTACTTTATTTCCTGGTCTGtttaatgaacagaaaacagaatatttttacAGAACATTTCTGGACGTGTTTCTAAACATGAGTGAGTCCAGTGATGGTTAAATCTATCTCTACCTTCCTCTCCATCTTCttcctcatcatcctcctcctcagtgGGCGGAGCCTCCATCCACACCTGTCCGCTGTAGTCCACGTTGTTCCACAGCGGCAGGAAGACGCTCCGATTGGCTCTGAGGGGAACCAATGGGGCTGCAGGATCCAGAACCAATCGATCGATCAGTCAGGGCGTTATTGATCTTTACAAACACTTCAGGTTCTGAGAAGTTCTTCTTCTGCTGATGACTGGAGACATCTGGGACAATATTTGgtcatcttggacaaatttagaTTCATTTTAGATAACATAATCCTTTACTACTCTCCATGCCAGAATTGGAAATGTCcaattttggattatttttggtcaattttaacaaatttaaattcattttagacattttttaaattactattggtcattttttctatttctttcaaaatttagactgattttagactaatttaaaacaaactgatcaatttttgaaaaataaattctaaataaatttAGATTCATTTTAGATAATTTTGGTGGActttttttgtagaattttgtaactaattaagattaatttcagatattttctgCTCAATCTGTTATAAATTTGAACAAGTTCAGATTAATTTTAGACAATTTCTCATAACTTCAGACACATTTCAGTCTCATTCAGGTAATTTCTTCATAATTTGTGAATTATTTTGGAAATCCTTGCGGattattttggacatgtttctggacactgttgtgatgttttttatacattttaaatgagacagaatAAAGACCTTCAGAGCAAACATCTGGATGCTGATGTGGCTCCTCCTGGATCTAGACTTGGACTCCGTCAAAAACCACAGAAGAACTTCTGACTGAGTTCATCTCGAGGTGACACGGTCTCACCTGTAGCTTCTGAGGATCCAAACCAGGGCAGAGAGTCCCAGTCCACAGCTGTCCTCCCGTCTCCGTCCTCACCTGGACCTGGAACGTCCACGCTCACCATCCTGTAGCTGCAGGGGagtcagccaatcacagcacagcagcaaactcacctgtcctcacctgtctcaCCTGACCCCACCCACCTGTCTGTCCCTCTGCAGGCCCCGGTGCATGCTGGGAGCTGGGCGGTCATGGTGTAGCTGAAGGCGGCGTTCCTCAGCGTCTGTCCGGACCGCAGGACGTTTTTCTCCACCAGCCGGTTCAGACCCGGATCCAGACTCACCTGAAGTCTGCAGTCCCCATCTGACAGTGTGACGTCGTACAGGTCGTCCCCTGAGGACCagaaaaccagcagaaccagtaaAACAGTAGGACCAGTAAACCAgaaaaccagtagaaccagtaaaCCGGTAGAACCACTAAACCAGTAGAGCCActaaaccagtagaaccagtaaaaCAGTAGGACCAGTAAACCAgaaaaccagtagaaccagtaaaCCGGTAGAACCAgaaaaccagtagaaccagtagaagCACTAAACCAGTAGAAGCAgtaaaccagtagaaccagtaaaaCAGTAGAACCActaaaccagtagaaccagtaaaCCGGTAGAACCAGAAAACCAGTAAACCAGTAGAAGCACTAAACCAGTAGAGCCActaaaccagtagaaccagtaaaaCAGTAGAACTACTAAACCAGTAGAACCACTAAACCAGTAAACCAGTAGAACTACTAAACCAGTAGAACTActaaaccagtagaaccagtaaaCCAGTAGAACTACTAAACCAGTAGAACTACTAAACCAGTAGAACCACTAAACCAGTAAACCAGTAGAACTACTAAACCAGTAGAACCACTAAACCAgtaaaccagtagaaccagtgaCAGAGACCAAATTTCTCCTATTAACTTCTCTTCATTGACTCTCTATCAAATCCAGGACAGACTCTAAAATCCTTAAAGAGCAGCTCCATCTATCAGACTGACCTCCAGCTGACTCAtcctgagtctggttctggttctggttccaaAGGAAGTGTTTTGGTTCCTTCTAACTgttgctcaaagggaatccaGAGGGAATTTGTCTTTGGTTCTTGGTCTAAACCTCGTCAGATATCGGGACGTCAGATGTTGGGACTAAAATAAAACTGGACTGATGGACGGTCATCTCACCGCTGAGGACGGACTGGGGGAAGTAGACCGTAGAACCCTGATCTCTGCTGTAACGCTGCAGCGCCACCACATGGAGGGACTCCCTGCAGACCACAGCAGAGGATGCCTGCAAGACAAAGACAAGGGTAAAACTACACAACAAGGCAAAGACAAGGGTATAAACTaaacaacaagacaaagacAAGGATGCCCAATTAGTATAGAGGTGGGTGTAAATATTGAGAATGTGGATATAGGGGGAGTGAGGAGGTGGTGTTATAAAGGCATAGATTGGAATAGTTTTAGAATATTGTGTGACAAGGAAATGGAATGTATTAATGTGCAATCTACTGTTAATGATTATAATTTGTCCTTTTGCAGGGCAATTGTAAGAGCAGCAGAAAAGACGattaaaaggaaggaaggaaggcgcAAGGGGAAGATTGTGCCTTGGTGGTCTGAAGATTGTAGTACTGTTATTCGAGAAAGGAATCAAGCTCATAAGAGTCTTAAAAGAAATCTGTCTTATCAAAATTATATTGAATTCAAAAGGAAGGAAGCAGAGGCAAGGAAAGTAATTAAAGGGACTAAAAGAGCTTATTGGAGAGAGTATTGTGGGAAGTTGGGTAGGCAGACACCTATAAGCCAAGTATGGGGAACAATTAAAAGAATGTCAGGAATTTATAAAAGTTATAACTACCCAGTAATGAAAAATGGTGAGCAGACGGTTGTTAGAAATTCAGATAAAGCAGAGCTGTTAGCtaaacattttgtaaaagttCATAGCAGTAGTAATCTAAGTTTAGAGGAGAAGAGAGCAAGAGAGGAGACTGTGGGGAGTCATATTAATATGTTTGAGAATGTAGGGGGCGCTGATAGTGTGATTAATACAGAGTTCACAATGAAGGAGCTAAATGACGCGTTAAGCAAGTGTGGTAAAACAACTCCTGGGAAAGATGAAGTTAGCTATAGTATGCTAAAGAATCTTAGTGGTAAATGTAaaatttttgcttgttttgtataATAAAGTGTGGACAGAGGGCTATTTGCCTGAACAATGGAAGGAAGCTGTAGTTATACCAATCTGTAAGCCAGGTAAGGATCCTTGTTTAGCTGAGAGTTATAGGCCTATTGCACTGACCTCCCATGTGGGTAAATTGATGGAGAAAATGGTCAATGACAGACTTTGTTACTTTTTAGAAAAGTATGAGTTACTTAAAAACCATCAGTATGGGTTTAGGAAGGGGAGGAGTACTTTGGATCCTGTGGTTATTTTGGAACATGAAATTAGGAAGGCCCAAGTGAATAAGGAGAGTGTgattgctgttttctttgatgtGGAGAAAGCGTATGATATGATGTGGAGGGAGGGGATAATCATAAGGTTGCATCAGATGGGAATCCGTGGGAAGATGTTGGGATGGGTGAAAAGTTTTTTAAGTGAAAGGAAAATTTTAGTGCGAGTGGGGAAAGATTTTAGTGCTAAGTATGATGTAGAAAACGGCACACCTCAAGGTAGTGTAGTAAGCCCTGTGTTATTTAGTGTTatgataaatgaaatattttgtaatgttgaaGGTTATGTAGGATGTTctctttttgcagatgatggagTAATGTGGAAAAGGggtaaaaatattaattttattgtgaGTAAAATGCAACAAGCTATACACAAAGTGGAGGAATGGACTATAAGGTGGGGTTTTAGATTTTCTGTcagtaagacaaaaacaatgttttttacaCGAAAAAAGGTTGATCAAGTAAATATTAAACTGTATGGGGTGAATTTAGAAAAAGTAAGTGAGTTTAAGTATTTGGGTATATGGTTTGATCCAAGGCTAACATGGGTGTTGCACGTTAGTAAAGTGGTGGAAAAATGTAAGAAGGTGATAAATATTATGAGATGTTTGAGGGGTCGGGACTGGGGAGCTAGCCGGAATTGTCTTAAAGCAATTTATATTGCTATGGTCAGATCAGTGATAGATTATGGTTGTGTAGTTTACAGTTCAGCTGCCAAGACCAACCTGAAAAAATTGGAAGTTGTTCAGAGTCTTGCATTGAGGTTATGCTGTGGAGCAATGAAAACAACCCCAGTAGATGCCATTCAAGTGGAGATGGGAGAGATGCCGTTAGATTTTAGAAGGATGCAATTAGCTCTGACTTATTGGGCTAATTTACAGGGACATAGACAAAGTCATCCGGTGTTGAGCGTGTTGCAGCCAagtcaggaaaaagaaaaggtgaAGATTAATAGCTTTGGATGGGTAATAGAAAGCATGACACAAGAGTCCGGAATAGATCAACTTGAAATAAGTCCAACGGTTTCAATTTCTCTTACTCCTCCATGGTTACTGACAGAAATAAAGGTGGATCTAAGCTTATTGGAAAAGAAGTGTAGTAGTGGTTCTGTTAATGGGTATATTTCTTATGTTTATTCAAATGATTTGGTAATTTATACTGATGCGTCAAGGTCACTTTCAGGTCAGGTTGGAGTGTCCTTTGTTATTCCTGAATTAGGCATTGCtattaataaaagaacaagCGACAAGTTATCAGTGTACACCGGGGAATTGGCAGCAATATTGCTGGCATTAAACTGGACAGAGGATAATGGAAAAGAGAGAACTGTGATTGCAACTGACTCCAGCAGTGCAGCAATAAGTgttaaaaatttgaaatctgaGGCGAGACAAGATATTATATGTGAAATTGGTCAAGTTAGTTATAGGCTAGGGAGACAAGGCAAGCAAGTTATTATTTTGTGGGTTCCGGCACACATAGGGGTGGATGGAAATGAGTTAGCAGACAAGTATGCAAAAAGAGGGGCtgctaaaaatgtaattgacttTCCCATGAAGTATAGTAGATCTGAAGTTAAAACAATagttaaagaacaaatgaagaagaaatggcaGAGACAATGGGATACCTGCTTGAAAGGTCGCTTTTATTACTCCATTCAAAAAAGTGTAGAGGGGAATTTAGTAGAACAGGGCTGTTTAGGCCGGAAAGAGGAGGATGTCTTGTCACGATTAAGACTCGGGCACACAGGGCTGAATAGCACTCTGAGAATTATTGGAAAACATAATACAGGGGAATGTGAATGCTGTAGAGTGGAGGACACTGTTGAACATGTATTGATTTATTGCCCcaagtttcagcagcagagaagagtATTCAAGAGGAAAGTCTGTGATAGTAAAATTAAATTCGAGGTCAgggaaattttgagtaatttatctTTGAAACATGTTGCTAGagcattgcttttatttatggaaAGAACAGGTTTAAGAGAGAGGGTTTAAGGGCTGCTGGGGCCTTCCTGCCCCACACTCCATTccagaaggtggcggtaatgcacctaaAGTTGCGTGCCAACTgccattaaacaaaaagaagaagaagaagaagacaaggaTAAAAACTGCACAACAAGACAAAGACGAGGGTAAAACTACACTACAAGACAAAGACGAGGGTAAAACTAACTATAGCATGAGCTGGATTAGTTGTCAGTTATTAGTCAACATGTTTACAACACAGTCTGAGTGTTTCTCTGAATTATTCTTATTGTAAATTTAACACACTACAGTCTGTTCTCCACCAGGCGGCTCTTGGTTCCACATTAACCTTTTAACGCGGCTCAATGCAAATATTCGATCATTTGAGATTGGATTTGTTGTCGGTTAATAGTGAAGAGATCTGCAGTATAACTGGTAggttattctatttatttatattcttGAGGTAAATTCGGCTCATTAATAATCCACCTGACGACTCTCTGTTACGAGTTAAACCTTTAAGTTTGTGTTTGAGCCGGACGGACGCTGCGGGGCGAAGCGGTGCTAAAACGGCAGATATCTGAATGGAGTCTGGTGGGTCCGAACCGGAAACCGGCTGAGTCACAGCCTGATCAATGAAACTTATCGGAAACGTATCGATAACGGCGGTGAAAGGCGCTTCAATCAGACCTTGTTCCCGTCGGACCTGCCCAGGGTTCTGTGGAAGACGCAGCCCGTCGCTGCCATGTTGTCCCGGAACCACAACAGTGCGGTGCATTATGGGAGATGTAGGCAAAGGATGCTGATCATTAATTCAATATTTATCCATTATAACGGGGCTACAGttgaaaactaaacatttaactGGTCACTacacagcattttaaaacatattttaacattgttaaacatttactttaatttatttacagttgTGTACAGTTATGGACTGATTCTCCAAACATCAGTTATTTTATCCGATttaacaaaatgacttcaagaaACGTTAATatgatgaaatgacaaaaatgagtcaaaatctgtctagaatgaaaacaaattaatcGAAATTTTGCTCAAACAGTCCAAACctttcaaaaatgactcagaaatggcctaaaatcacttgaaacctgctaaaatgactgaaacatgaCGATGAGTTTTCCAGATTAattcaaaaatgacctgaagctGACAAAAACTCACAGAACTCACAGGCAAATTCATGACAAATTTGacaaagtgatgaaaaaaatcactcaaaatcgTGTCCAACTTTATTGAATATCAGTCAGATAAAGACAGAGGTGGAGAGATAACAGACTCAAAGCAAGAACAAAACATGATTAAATATTTGTGCAAATCAAGTGTCCAGAATGACCCGAAACAAGACAAAGACGAGGATGAAGAACTCACCAGAACCATGACAGCTGTTTATTACTTATTAAATCAAAGTTTTACACCAAATTTTTCATAACTCCAGCTTGCACTGATTCTTCAAACACCAGTTTCTCTGACTGAAAAGAGCCAGGATGCTCCTACAAACACGAGGATGAGTTCTTTAACTGtggaagttgaaaaaaaaaaagaataacatgGAAGAATGTGtaggagaagctgcaggtttctgGGCAAAACATGGTGAGAAACGAAAGAAAACTTGTTAAAAATAACTCAGTTTGTCCCAAATTACAGAATGAgtttaaatttacagaaaaaaaatccaaaatgacagaaatgttcaaaactcttCAAGAATACTCTGAGATCTTTTGGAAATGAttgaaaatctgttcaaaatgattgatatttattggtatttattgaCATTTGTTGGTATCGGTGTCCTTCAGAGTGTCCCCGTGTCCTTGCTATGTAGAAGCTGCTCCTACACTCTGCGGGTGAAGTGCTGAGAGTCTCTGAACTCCAGGTAGAGGCTGAAGAGGAGGTGCAGCGCCTGGATGCGGCTGCTGTGGACGGGGATGTCCAGCAGGCTGCAGACCAGGTCTACGTACTGCGGCAGGCTGCAGTGGAGGCGGGCCGGAGGCAGCTGCAGGCGacccagcagctcctccagctcgGCCGGCCACTCCTGCATCAGGCTGTCGATGTCGGGCATCGGCCGGCTGTACTGGACGCTGGCCGGGGGCTTGGAGCGGTGCAGGGCGCTGATGCTGTCCACCCAGCTGTCCACGGCCCGCGGGTTGGACTGAGGACTGGCCACGCTGGTCACCTTCTTCAGCTGCAGGGaacaagcatggaggtggtgggaTCATTACACTATAACTgactcaagcatggaggtggtggtATCATTACACTATAACTgactcaagcatggaggtggtatCATTATACTATAACTgactcaagcatggaggtggtggtATCATTACACTATAACTgactcaagcatggaggtggtgggaTCATTACACTATAACTgactcaagcatggaggtggtatCATTATACTATAACTgactcaagcatggaggtgctGGTATCATTACACTATAACTgactcaagcatggaggtggtgggaTCATTACACTATAACTgactcaagcatggaggtggtgggaTCATTATACTATAACTgactcaagcatggaggtggtggaTCATTACACTATAACTgactcaagcatggaggtggtatCATTATACTATAACTgactcaagcatggaggtggtgggaTCATTATACTATAACTgactcaagcatggaggtggtgggaTCATTACACTATAACTgactcaagcatggaggtggtgggaTCATTACACTATAACTgactcaagcatggaggtgctGGTATCATTACACTATAACTgactcaagcatggaggtggtgggaTCATTACACTATAACTgactcaagcatggaggtggtgggaTCATTACACTATAACTgactcaagcatggaggtggtggtATCATTATACTATAACTgactcaagcatggaggtggtggtATCATTATACTATAACTgactcaagcatggaggtggtggtATCATTATACTATAACTgactcaagcatggaggtggtgggaTCATTACACTATAACTgactcaagcatggaggtggtggtATCATTACACTATAACTgactcaagcatggaggtggtggtATCATTACACTATAACTgactcaagcatggaggtggtggtATCATTATACTATAACTgactcaagcatggaggtggaggtATCATTATACTGTCAATTTAAGAGACCACAAATTGAGGTCCAGCTATGTATAATAAAGGTGTGTGAGTCTAatccaggtgtgtgtgcgtgtgtgtgtgtctaatccaggtgtgtgtgtgtgtctaatccaggtgtgtgtgagtctcatccaggtgtgtgtgtgagtcagtCTAATCCAGGTGTACCTACCTCTGTGGCTCCGTGCTGCTTGGTCTCCTCTGACAGCCAAAGGGACAACACTGTGGGGTCTGACTGCTTCACACTGGGCTCATCCAGAACCAGCAGGCCCAGACTGTCGGCTTTACCATCCGGCCTCGGCACCTGAAAGTCACACAGAGTGATGTCACGGTGATGTCACAGTGATGAAGGTGTCTGAGTGGAGTGTTCAGGTGAGTGTGAACCTTCAGGAAGGCGTCAATGTCTCCAACAGCAGGGATGAAGTCTGGGATGAAGGGCTTCAGACTGTGTTCTAGTTCCATAGACTGAGGCGTGTACCTGACAGGAGACAGAACTCGGTTAACAGAACCGAAGCAGAAGCAGGTcaggaaagaaataaaacttgccAAGCAGCAATATAAGGACAGGGTGGAGAACCTATTCAGGACTGGCTGTTCACGACCTGCATGGGAGGGGGTTAAATCCCTGCTGGGGATACATCCCCATAAGTTCATCATCTCCTTAAATGGGAAGTCTGATCATGACCTGGCAAACGATCTAAATATActttcaaatcattttaatgTTCATGATTTTAGCCACGAATTGTCTGTGTTTAAAGGTGCTGCCTTAGATCCAAACAGTACAGTGGCAGTGCATGTCAACAAGCAGAGGGTACAGAGGGTGTTCCATGGTGTGAAGGAGAGGAAAAGCCCGGGTCCTGATGGGATTGGAGGTCGGATCCTGAGGAACTGCGCCAAGCAGCTGGCTGACATCTTCAGTTTCATCTTCTCCTGGTCACTTCAGGTCCACAGGGTGCCCCGCCTGTGGAAGGACTCGATTACTGTCCCTGTGCCCAAAAACAAATGCACGAA includes these proteins:
- the ift46 gene encoding intraflagellar transport protein 46 homolog, translated to MDRGARERAGRLLKNQQYDESLEVADGEEVASVYSLTPRGQRQSESRRSRRVRGLMSANSGSDEDHKPSGAKEPTGASPNEEEEEEEEDDDSDEDDSDEDDEQAEAPEGAYDPADYANLPVSTEIKELFQYITRYTPQSMELEHSLKPFIPDFIPAVGDIDAFLKVPRPDGKADSLGLLVLDEPSVKQSDPTVLSLWLSEETKQHGATELKKVTSVASPQSNPRAVDSWVDSISALHRSKPPASVQYSRPMPDIDSLMQEWPAELEELLGRLQLPPARLHCSLPQYVDLVCSLLDIPVHSSRIQALHLLFSLYLEFRDSQHFTRRV